Within the Miscanthus floridulus cultivar M001 chromosome 2, ASM1932011v1, whole genome shotgun sequence genome, the region agctatgggagagagttatcgagcatcgcttaagagcaataacgcgggtctctatgaaccaatttggtttcatgcccggaaggtcaaccatggaagccattttcttaataagacaagttatggagcggtatagggagaagaagaaggacctacatatggtttttattgacttggagaaggcttatgataaaataccaaggaatgttatgtggtgggctttggacaaacataaagtcccaacgaagtacgtcgggctcattaaggacatgtacagcaatgttgtgactagagttcgaacaagcgatGGAGACATGGATGAATTCCCGAttaagataggactacatcaagggtcagctttgagcccttatttgtttgctttagtgatggatgaggtcacaagggacatacaaggggacatcccttggtgtatgcttttcgcggacgatgtagtgctagttgatgaaagccggacaggagtgaatcagaaactggagttatggcgggagaccttggagtccaaaggttttagacttagtagaactaaaactgagtatatgagatgtgacttcggcactactactcgggaggaggaagatgttagtttggaaggtcaagtagtgcctaggaaggatacctttcgatatttaggatcaatgctacagagggacggggatattgatgaagatgttagccatagaatcaaagcagggtggatgaagtggcggcaagcgtctggtgtcctatgtgacaaaagggtaccacagaagctaaaaggcaagttttataggacggcgattagacctgctatgttgtatggtgcagaatgttggcctacgaaaagacgacatattcaacagctaagtgtcgcggaaatgcgtatgttgcgttggatttgcggtcatacaagaagggatcgagttcggaacgatgatatacgtgagagattaggggtagcaccaattgaagaaaagcttgtccaacaccggttgagatggtttggacatgtgcaacggagacctccagatgcaccggtgcgtagtagaatcctaagtcaggatagtaacatgaagagaggcagaggaagaccgaagttgacttgggtagaggcaataaaaggagacttgaaaggatggaatatacccaaagacttagccttagataggagtgcttggaagacagctattcacgtgcctgaaccttgattgcttctgttgggtttcaactctagcctaccccaacttgtttgggacttaaaggctttgttgttgttgttgttgttgtgatccaACATTAGTAGCACCAATTGCTGCAATTGCAACAAACCCTTCTTTCCATTGCCCTTCAAGCACAACCTGTCATTAACAGCCATCGAAAACCAGATTTTACTTCTCCTCGTCAACTTGCTTCCATATCTGAAACGAATGCTAAAACAGCTAAGCAAAATTACCCTTTCGTTATCAACGTACAGGTTTCTGATGGTCCGCACAGCACGTTCATTCTGAGGGAAAAGATGGCCTGCAAATACACTAGGATTGTATTGTATCACTCCTACATCAACCTACCACATTAGTCTGGTACTGGTAGGGTATGGACAAACCTGAGAAATGCCGACGTTTCAAAATGTTCCAATCAACAGGAGACTGGACTCGATGATAATCACCAGGGTGCAAATATATGACACAGTAAAACATGCCTTTCTTTGGGCTGGCAAGGACAAGTCAAATTAATACCACAAAATTGTCAACCTTGAAATGAAGGAAAAAAGCAAACTGCTGGTCTGAGATAAAATATCTCAACTCACAGTATTGTACAAAAGTGAAGTTTTATCATGACTCAAGAAGATAATTTGCACATTAATATCACAGCTTTGTGCAGCATGCTGGAGTTATGTGCTATTAGACATTGTTGTTGAAATGTTCAGATATAAAGGGTGATAAAAAAAACACATAACCATGCATGAAGTAGAGTTAATTGCAAGCAAATATGCTTTTTTGTGTACTGTTGCATGGTGGGAAATAATATGTTAATCGATGTGAACTTGGTGAGTAGCTTATGCAGTTGTATCAGAAATTTGTGATTCTAAATCATCCTTTATTTCTGGTATAAATACCTCGATAGTGTTTGATCCCGTAGTTTAGGTGAAGCAACTGATACTCGCCACCATGATTTTGCATTACAATTCTCAGTCATATTTTCCTGTATCTGCTCCCCAGAAAGTTCTTCTGCGGCATCGTGAAGGGATGAACTCGTGCCAAGAAGAGAAGAAACATAATAAGAAAAGCCTTTCACTTGCTCAATCATGGTTCCTGGACCTCTTAGCTCTCCAAACCTCAAAACTCGACCATCCACAGGACTCACCTAACGGTACAATTGAACACAATACAGATCAGTCTTTAGTCATCACCATATCAGACTAATGGCTATACAGAATAACTATCATGATACCAGTTACCAGACAGTTTGGATCTGGATCAATGGGCCTCGCTCCTTCTTTGAGACCGTGGATGAAGAATGCCTGCAAAGACGGATATTCTTCTAGAGGAAGAGCGACTTCTTGCAAATCTACAGTATTCAGGGGTCAGCATTTCATTCCAAATGAGTGGCAAAGTTTTTGAAAACAGTGACATAACAACTATCAAGTTCTCATGAGTACCAAAAAGATGAAAACATGTATAAGCTATGCTATTAGGCAATGGTTTCTTCCAACAACAGGCCTCTAAGAACCAGTAAGTTATTACAGCGACCATTAGAGCAGTAAGCATTTACATGGCTATAGTATATATCAGGGGAGGAACCCTATCTATCACTATTCAGGGTACAAACATGCATATCAGAAACAGATGCTTTAAATGAAGCACAGGGTAAGTAGAGACTGGTAAAAAAAAATGGCAGATGAACTTTGCATTGACGCAAAATAAGAAGGCATCAGCAAAGGTAAAGACATACCAGAGTGAAATGCTCTAGCCCATGCTTTGTAGATGGTCGGGCGCATGAAAACTGGGACATCCTGCACTGCAAGTGATGATACTATCAAAGAGCAAAGACGGAAAAGAATTTATCAGCTTGTATGGATAGAGGAATACGAACCACTTCCATCAAGATTCCCCAGAAACGTGACATAGTACGCAATGGTAGGAGCCTAAAAAATGAAGCCTGTATTGCAAATGACACCATTCTGCAGTGAGAAGGCAAGGTACAGGAGTGACAGATGGTTGTGCTAACTAGAGTAGCAGTACCCTGATATCTGGCGAGAATTGTGGTTCAATTCCTTTGTCCTTGCTTTCGATGACCTTCATGAAAATGAATTCCAGACCCCAGACATTTAAGTATGCATGGGTGGAACATTGTAATGTAACTAGTACTTTTTGGAGTAAGTAAAACGCACAAATGCATGGCTTACTTTCTTGTCATCATACATACGTCTAGCATGTAGAGCGCCAAGCATGGCAAGAACTGCGGCTGTTGCACCAGGCAGAAAGAATTTGCTTGAACCTTTGCCTATAGTAGAAAATAGAACATCGAGTTGAGATCGAAGAAACGGAGTATATATTGGCAGACGTCGCTCAAGGAGGGGAAAGTATTCATCAGTAAAGTAAGTTAGTAGGAGCACAAGAGAACTCCTTTCTGCTGTGGGAGTTGTGGGAGGAGAGGAGAAGCGCGGCGAAGAAACTGACGTTATTGGTgaaatgaaaagaagaagaagatgtgaagcagcggcagcggcggcggcgggaggcgtGAGAAAGAAACTAAACCGTGGGAGTCGGCGGCGGCATGGATGCCACGGgaaggagggcggcggcggcggcgcgctgaGTCGAGGAGCAGCCATGGTAGGCGAACCTCGAACCCCATCGTCTTGCTCTTCCCCAAATCCAATCCAATCGGCTCCTCCTTTTAAGGTAGCTGAGCTGCAGGCTCAGAGGCTGATGCTCTGCTATGCTCGTTCGTCAGACTCACAGTGAAGGCGAAAACCTTCTGTTTTTTCCTGTCTTTTTGGCCAAGCCAAAGTTCGGAAAAggctttttctccttttttgccGAGCGAAAGATTGAAAAAAACTTGGGCGGCAGCACGACGAATCGTACTACAGTATTATATATTACTAGGATTATTACAATTAGACAGTTGACACGCCACCAACTTCTTGTCGAGACAATGACAAAACCGGCAGCAGAAACCATACATATGGCAGACAGTTGATCTGGTAAAATTGGTACAGGAAGAGTAAAATTGTTACCAATCTATTTTTTTTTGTAGAAAAATCAACAACTAGATCAGATCTGTGCTATCATATATCGTCATCTGCGTTCGTTCGGTCGTCGGATACATATGAAAATAACCACACGCTCATTCGGATGGAACGGTTCCATACTATTACATTGCTATCCATCCTAGTCCTCACTCCGATCCTAGAGCCTATAGAGGAATGACCTCCACATCATCGTGCTCACTCTTCTCTGCTTCATGCTCGGCGTTGCCTGCTCCGTTCTCCAGGGCCGCAGGACCACGGTTCTCTGACATGCTCATCTCTTGAACTGGAGGTGGGTTCACAACAGTCATGGGCACGGCATTGTTCTCTGCCAGCCGTCCCCTCCTCTCGCAATGCTCCTGGCAGTTGGCACACCAGTGCAAGCAGCAGTGGACCATGCATGGGTCACACGGAGAGTTCTGGAGCAAAACAAGACAACAGCAACTAGTTAGCTAGCTGTACGTGCACAGACACAGGGAGAGTTAGCTAGCTGTAACTTCTTAACAGTGGAAAGCAGCCAAGATAGATTGCACCTTGAGATGATATTTCCTCTGAAGTTCCTGGCGGAAGATGCCAGTATAGGTAGCACATAACCACCAACTGCACACCAGACCTTCTCCAATCAGGAATGAACTCCTTGGATCAACACCATGAAATATTGCTGTCAGAATCGCCAGCGTGATCCCTCCTTCAACAAACACAGCATGGCACACGCAAGGAGTTGTCCAAGGGATGTCCTCCCTAAGAGCCTCCACGTTGCGCCCAAACAGCACGCACGGGCAAAACAACCCAGTTCGGCCTAGTGTCACAATGAACAGACAATTTGATAGTTACATGATCTTCCGCTAGCTACCTTTCTTTCAAATCAGCATTCTAGAAATAGCATTCATACAAATATGGACAAAGAGATAAATGACGCACAAAGCCAAATATGGTATTAAAGtgctgcaaagaaagcagttatGTTAATCTTTGATAGTTCGACAATCCGAACCTGATTATTTCATAGAGCACAGCGATGTATAAAAGTGCTACGCAAAGTAACATTTGATCAGGCATAGCAAATGCCTAGGGAAAAGCAAAGAAAAATGCCCCTGGACTTATGAGTCATGTCATAAGGAATACAAGAAGCATTCTATCCTTTCAAACATGTAAAGAATCCATAGTACCATGACGATTCTTGGTACTGAGCACAATTTCAGTCAGACACACCATTGACATATAATGCTCATAACACGATTTATCACAAAATAGCACCATCTTCTGTTAAGTCTCTGCACATGGCAGATCATAAAACATGGGCTCAGTGGTGGACCCAAAGCTTTTAAGGAGCCCAGGAGGTTTGGACTAAGCAGCAGATTTGGCTTAACCTAACCTCCTCTGTATGTAGGCTACACAATAATTAGAACCAGAGGAATTGGACGCTGAGCCCAGGCAGGGGTGTATCCACATTAAACGGTGGGAAAAAACAGAATGTTCAggtatttctttcattctttgcaCTGCTAGGTCAAAATACCTTGTCCTAGGGCAACATTTTAAGGAATGATGTTCTTCTATTcatgttggggggggggggggggggggggggggggggggggggggggggggggagcaagTTAGAAAAATGAATGTATGAACCAGACATTTTGGACTGATTATCATTGTGAGAGGTGGAAAGCAACCctcagttgtattcagaattgccCAGCCAGTTAAGTACATGTACATCGTATGAATCATCAATCAATCAGCAAACTACCCTAGCTATACTTCAGGAGAACCATGGAGCATGGGTGACGTGGGAGCAAGTATCTTGCTAACAAACGGAAATGTTGAATGATGCATGCATATTGGCGCTGAGACATCTGTGGCTAAAAGTTTTCGCTAATTTTTTTTGACAGAATCGGACAACCATGGCCAAGTCCAAATAGCATTTCCCACACCAACGAAATGCCACATCAGACCCTGAATCCAATGTCCATCCGAAGAGCATGAAACGAGGGGCAACTAATGCCTCAATCAATCAATGGACTCTCCCTACCACTGCGCCTGATTTTCATGGAATCCACCATGAAAAGCCTCCAAAAACCCACATGACTCGACAGATAATGACGATGATGCAGGCTTTGTGATTGACGCGGGGACTGAAATGGTAGATCAAGGTGATAGCAGGCCGACGCGATGCACATGCACCCCTGCCTTCTCCTGGTAGTGTTGACTAAAAAGGATAATGCAACGAGCTATTTGGATGTTTGCCACCGTAAACATTGATGGGTGAGGTTGAAGAGAGATTAGATTACGTACAGGTCTCGGGGTCATCGGTGCATCCGAAGATCCCGGTGGTCCAGGGCTCGTCGGCGGGCGGCTCGTAGCTCTCGGGCAGGACCTGGCCGCACTCGCTGCACCTCCGGCCTTCGAGCTGGTGTCGGGCAAGGGAGTAGGGATGAGATTCAGATCGGACTCATCGGAGGAGGGATACATACCCTAGGAAGAGAGAGCGAAACCTGCGGGACGTGTACTGGCTGGTTGAGCTCGCCGGGGCGGATGTCCTCGGCGGGGGCGTCCTGGTCCTTGGTGAGCTTGACGTAGCGTGACGGGTGGCTGCTCGTAGCATCCTCCGCCATGGTTGGCCGGATCGGAGGCGACGAGGAGGAAGGCTGGAGGAGTAGGCGAACGAGATCTCTCTGCT harbors:
- the LOC136535855 gene encoding phosphatidylserine decarboxylase proenzyme 1, mitochondrial-like, yielding MAEDATSSHPSRYVKLTKDQDAPAEDIRPGELNQPVHVPQLEGRRCSECGQVLPESYEPPADEPWTTGIFGCTDDPETCKGSSKFFLPGATAAVLAMLGALHARRMYDDKKVIESKDKGIEPQFSPDIRASFFRLLPLRTMSRFWGILMEVDVPVFMRPTIYKAWARAFHSDLQEVALPLEEYPSLQAFFIHGLKEGARPIDPDPNCLVSPVDGRVLRFGELRGPGTMIEQVKGFSYYVSSLLGTSSSLHDAAEELSGEQIQENMTENCNAKSWWRVSVASPKLRDQTLSSPKKGMFYCVIYLHPGDYHRVQSPVDWNILKRRHFSGHLFPQNERAVRTIRNLYVDNERVVLEGQWKEGFVAIAAIGATNVGSQQLSIEPELRTNRAASRMVDSMPPEERVYEPEGTGVMVKKGEEVAGFKMGSTVVVVFEAPVSKCRAMEEEEEGRADFGFCIRAGDKVIARWSSGSG